gccccattaaaataaaaaatcttttaatttcaatgggactccttTGAGTATATTTCTCACCATGCTCGGAAGATTAAGCCTCATTGCTCAGCTCACATGGGGGAGTTCATGAAAACACTCCCAGGTTATGCCATCAATtcatgcagtggtggcagggtTGTTTCTAGCTCAAGTCAGAGGGGTATGTGAAAAGAGGTGGGCTGGGGTGAGGAGGGAAAATGAACTGTGTGCCCTAGTGGGACAAAGAAGGGCAGCATCTGTGATTTGCCACCCCCCCGGCCTCCTTCCCTACACTTGCGCCTGAGGTGACCatttcaccctgcctcatggaagggttgtCCCTGCTCTGAATGCTGTGCAGAGAAGCAATGACCCGGAGAGTGTTATTTGCCTACATGTTCTGCTTcaaggcttcccagaggcaggaTGAGGTGTTCTAATTCAGGATGCTGAATTAgacctctggtctgatccagcaaggctctacttatgttcttatggccgcatttgcacgcAATGTGAAAtgacagttaaatggggcagaggttgggatTTGTGTGTATCTAAATGTGTAAAACCGTTGTTTTGCAACAAAAATGACATGCAATCTCCCTCGCCAAACGGTCCCCCCCCATGCCTGTGGTacaagcacttgccctgccccactGTTTCCgatccaataaagcagttgcTGGGTAACACTGcaacgtcccatcccaagcttgtcagcctgtcaaatgggaaaatcacatgggggcatgccctcttcacACTCTGTACCTTGTCCCCCCTcaggcaatcaggagagaaaggggacggtAGGGACGGTGCAAAtagggcactatgtgctttgctctcaaaaaatgaagtgataaagatGTATATTCACAAGGACATGCAGTTGTGGAGCCAACATAAGAGGGCAACCCCATTAAATAGCTGAGTtggtaacatatggcagggtggcttAACTGGGGGGtggatttaaaaggcagccctacctgggaattcTTGACTGGCttaggtctattttttgtacaatgatgttgtggaagggggccccagccagTATTCCCTCACAGAGTGAAGTGAGGAATTCCCTCACTCTCACAcagagtggccaaatttgcagatgatatcaaactcttttgggtagtgaaatccaaaacggattgtgaggagctccaaaaggatctctccaaactgggggagtgggcaacaaagtggcaaatgcggttcaatgttggcaaatgtaaagtgatacacattgagatgaaaaaccccaacttcaagtacatgctggtgggatctgagctgtcggtgactgaccggggtcgtggtggacagctcgttgaaactgtcgactcaatgtgtggcatctgtgaaaaaggccagatCCATGCCAGAGATCATTCGGAAGGggactaaaaataaaactgctaatattataatgctcttctACAAAaaaatggtgcggccacacctggagcactgcgtacaattctggtcaccgcatctaaaggacattgtagaactggaaaaagtgcagaagagggcaaccaagatgatcaggggcctagagcacctttcttatgaggcaaagctacaacacctgggactttttagtttagaaaaaagacgactgtagggagacatataaaatcatgcatggtgtggagaaagtggatatagagaaattctccctctcacataacactagaaccaaggatcatcccatgaaattgattgccaggaaatttaggaccatcaaatggaagtattttttcacacaacgcatgatcaacttgtggagttctttgccacaagatgtggtgacagccaacaacctggatggctttaagaggggtttggataacttcatggaggagaggtctatcaacagctacatCGGATGGCAAAAGgccgcctcctccagcctcaaaggcaggattcctctgaatacagttgcaggagagtaacagcaggagagagggcatgccctcaacttctgcctgtaggctcccagtggcatctagtgggccattgtgtgtaacagtccgtctccagttaccgccaaccctctagtggctacacagagaccggccttctcagttattgccctgagattgtggaatgcgctccctgtacgatcttccccatctctggcaatttttaaaaaaacttctgaaaacccatcttttcacccaagctttcccagctttttaaaattgtctgttttaatttaatggttgattttaaattgttgaattgttttaactttttatatatgttttaaattattttatgttaacagcacagagatgaaagtttgggcggtatagaagtttgataaataaacaaacaaacaaacaggatgctggactaggtgggccttgtgcctgatccagcagggctgttatgtttttatgttaactcccagcattcccataTCCAATGGTCTTTGactggggactctgggagttgtagtcaacaacatctgggaatccttgttagagggaacagtggacccagccccttccctttgggtTAACATGTGctgtccctaggcttactcatgggaATGGTTgtgcagcaggatcagcattgcctccagttaaAGGAGCTATTCTACATGTGTGATGATGACGGATGCTGCTCCTGAGCcaactgctctctcatgagaattgAAAGCCATGGGGACActcaactcatgagaagaactgtctgggGGGGGATAGTgggattgggcagaatcactaataataataataataataataataataataataataataataataataataatttgaattcTATATGTGATGAATGCCCTTCTCCCACGGACTGCTCTATCATGAGGGTGTTAGGCCATGTAGACACCTATGTGGGGCATACAGCAGAtaccacccagcctggttgctccacacaagccagctgtggggacaggtaccccagcaacacctctgCCTGTCTTGGTGATTGCCTTGAAGAAGCAGGCGAAGTGAACCCTCTGCCAGCCTGTTTGCCCATCTGaacatatctatctatatttttGTCCAGaacagtgaccccactctcctggggttgcagACAACCAAGGCTTCCCTCTCTTGCGATTCCCCGTGGTGGCAGATCTTCATGTGCTGCAATGCCAGACCGAACGTGCAAAATTTGAATTAGAGTAAAGGTCTGTCCCCAGTCCCAGTGtatccccagtctgcccacccagcaacgtctggacacatggagcgtcaaattctcctttgggtgcatcaaagtcttccctggagaggaggggatcgCTGTGCAAaagttaggaaacataggaaactgccatatactgagtcagaccattggtctatctagctcagtattgtcttcacagactggcagcagtttctccaaggttgcaggcaggaacctctctcagccctatcttggagaagccagggagggaacttgaaaccttctgctcttcccagagtggcttcatcccctgaggagaatatcttatagtgctcacacatcaagtctcccattcagatgcaaccagggtggaccctgcttagctatggggacaagtcatgcttgctaccacaagaccagctcttctctcctttcattaaccagagagaacggggCCCCtcacaagcagggccccctttcTTTGGATGGCTCAGCTCTTGAGTGTGCAGTatgatggaagactgaaggtttttgagcctaagttcctccccagtagactggccctcttatgACAGCACTGATTCCCTGGTGGCAAGATGTCATGgggacaggagtgtggtttgCTCTCCATGGACAGCTTTGCCAGGGTAacccattgcaagagcatccttggtcatagAAGgctagaccccaggatcctttacaGTCCCTCAtttacatattccctcctaggaagtcgtgttcccttccctttcctgattaaaagaaaaatagtgcccctcagcatctccccactgccagtaattgtgcttctGCATAACTGTTTTGTCTCAGGATACTTATGAAGGCAGTGGCACAATCACTGTCAGATGAAggacttgcatggcatttaaagggatttaaatgctgtttccctgctgagggtgggtggtccattccaaaaaggcacaatcatgctcagcacgcccccttgaaaattgtggccaatggctgttgCCCTGCAGACATtgtgatgccttgcccacagtcttgTGTTGTGAGTGctctggagcttgctgggatgtggccacCAAggtccaggaagagggagtgactcccctaccctgaaaccagaggttgtttTGCTGTGGTTGGAAGAACGTCTGCAATGAGATTCCCATCAGAAGAATTAACCACGGtttcagcaacctccagtttcatgttacatgtaaaTGCAGCCTATGATTCTAGATTTCAGTGTGGTGAGTGACCACAGTATGTTTGCTGAAGGAATCCAGGTTAGCAAACAGAATTGTTCTCCTTGAACTTTCGATCAGAAAAGAGTTGTATTTAGGCAGAAAAAAAGAGCTGTCCCATTCTCCAGTTTTAGGTGTTCCTTCAGAAAAAGCAATTAGCTGAACTatggtgcattttaaaaaaaacacatttatgACAGCATAAAGTTTAGTCAGCAAGACCCTAGCTCATCAATTGCAAAAAGAGGATGATAACATTGATGGAAGctaactgggttttgtttttttaaaattcatttcctGTTAGTTCCTCCTGTCTCTTTAACTCTACATggtatttctattttttctgctTCAGATGCCAAGAATCTTAATGTGATGTTGATTATTCCTCTCTTTTTTCAGTACAAATTCAACCTGCTCCCATATCATGCTATTGGCAACGCAGATGTACAACAATACATGTGTTTCTCGTAGAGATACTGCTAAAATGGCAATGGCCCATTTTCTTGGCCACTGAGCCAGCACTGGCAGCATATAGCACGGTTGGTAGGTTGGGGAGGGATAGCTTCCTCTGGCCAAGAGCCTGGATTTCCCACAAGATGGAAGAGAGGACCAGGGCACTGCCAAGTCTCTTGGTGGAGGCTGAAGTGTCAGGCCAATTCCTTTTGAAGGAGGAGTCCTTCTGTGGCTCCCTGAGGGCCGAGACACAAGCAGGTGACTTGGAAGAGAGTGCTGCCATTCCCTACCCTCTGTATTTGAGGGGCTGTCCAGGAGCCAGGGTTAAGGAGAGGCTTGGGGTGCAGCCAGCCAGTGGCACACCTACCACTTGGTTATAAAAACAAttcttacacacaaacacacacacacacacgattacaAAAGCCAAGATAAGCACAGTTGGATTTCTATGTCTTAAGCTGAGCTTCACCTATATCTGGAGACTCAAaaaggatggtggtggtggaaacaCAGCAGAATTGTGTTTATTATAACTGCTAATAATTATTAACTAAGCCAGTGGTCTCTTTGTGCAAGAGCAGAATTCCTGAAGCCCTTTCTGCAGCTTGGATTTCTTCAGTGCTCAAATCTTGCTATGGATGTGTGTTTTGGATAGTAATTGGAGCCAAAGGGGGAAAGTAGAGTTTCTATTTTAATATGGAAGTAAAATAAGGGAAAGTGGCAGAAATGCAAGTGAATCATTTCCAATCCCTCATAAAAGCCTGGCTTGCAATTATATAcaaagtcaaataaataaataaataaataaataaataggcacagGCCAGGTCTTTAAAAAGGACAGGAGAAAACACTGGAATGCAGCCATTTGGGAATGATGTCATTTGGATTCTCCATGATGGCTGAGTGAATAGAGGATAACAATACTAGAGAAAACTCTATTTTGTCATGATCTATGTTTTAAGCAAAATATGATTCAGAATTAATTGAGTTATCTTGATTAGTTAGGTTCTTATTTTCCCTGgctctgcttgcttgcttatttatttatttaaaatatttataccctccATCACTCCAGTGCACTACTGATCAGGGTGGCTGTTGTCTTTTGATCAATTATTTTATTCAACAACAACTTTTTTTTATCAGCGTAGTATTAGGAGATACTTAAATGGTATATATGCACACATTTGGGAGGTGGAGAGGAAACAAAGAGACATAGTTtgtattcacatgtaacatgaaaccagtggtgaaggggcctccagtttcaaaacattttaaagaaatacaAAACCAattatcttaaaaaacaaacagaaccaTTTTCATGACAGTTATAAAACATTTCATGTACCACATACAAAACAATAttgaaacattccaaatataCATACTTATATAATACTTAAATTTGCAAGAGGTCTTTGTATACttggagttttaaaaatgttgttttgcATGTGGTGCGTGAATTTTTTAATAACTGTCAtggttctgtttgtttgtttttaaagataattAGTTTTGTATTCTTCATGGAACTGCCCCCAAAGAAGGCCCTTTTGGCTGAAACATGTTGGGCTTCAATAAAATACATCCTCAAGGATCTTGAGTCATGGTCTCTCCTTGTTGGCAATTTATAAGTAAtctatttacttgaatccaaggcTATGTtttcccccaggttctttgattttagaaatggGGGTCATATTCAATTTAGAATCTTCTTCTATTACCACATACAAAAAGAACATTGAAAAAAACCTCCAAGTATGCAGAGCACTTTTGCAAATTTAGGTATTATGTAAATCTGtatatttggaatgttttaatacTGTATTGTTTTGTATGTAGTGCGTGAATTATTTTTATAATTGTCATGAAGGTGCTTCTGTTTTGGGGGGGgttatagatagataggtagacagacagacaaacagacagatATATAAAGAATTGGTTTTGTATTCTCATAGAATTGCCCCTGAAGAAGTCTATTTGCCTGAAACACTTCAATAAAATACATCCTAAGGCATCTTGAGACATGGCTTCTCCTTTCTGGCGTTTTGGTGGATGCTTCCTGCTTTTTGTGCTTTTAGGACTTAAAAGCGCCACAGGGCTCTTGCTGTTTTTTTCTGTAACAAAATTAGCCCGCATTAGGCATCCCCCAGAGTAGCAATATCCTATATCCTGTATATTTTCTAACTAGTTTGATTTTTTCTCCCAGCTGCAGCAACTATGCCTGTTCTCCTCTCTTCATTCtcatgcctcttcctcctctccctctcggTTTCCACTTCTGCCTCTGAAGATGATGCTGTGGTGGTCACAAGCAGTGGCCCTATTAAAGGCAAGCACCTCACAGTCGGTTCTGGGTCTGTGACTGCCTTTCTGGGTATCCCGTATGCAGAGCCTCCACTGGGGAAACTGCGTTTCCAGAAGCCCCTTCCACATCAGCCATGGAGCCATGTCTTGGAAGCCACTAGCTTTGGCAACTCCTGTTCTCAGAAAAAGCTTATAGGCCTCCCGGAGATAGAGATATGGACTCCTAATAACCCACTTGCAGAGGACTGTCTCTTTCTGAACCTCTGGGTGCCCTATCCAAGACCCTCCACTCCAGCTCCTATCCTTGTATGGATCCATGGTGGGGGGTTTATCACGGGCGCAGCTTCACTAGACATCTACAATGGAGCATTCTTAGCTGCTAATGAGAATGTCATTGTGGCCTCCATGAATTACCGCTTGGGGGCTCTGGGGTTTCTTTACTTGCCACCGGATGCCCCAGGAAATGTGGGCTTGTGGGACCAATGGCTGGCTCTAAAATGGGTGAAGGAGAATGCAGCTGCCTTTGGTGGGGACCCAGATCAGTTGACTCTCCTTGGCCACAGTGCTGGAGCAGCCTCGGTGGGTTTCCACCTCCTCTCATCAGCCAGCCAACCTCTTTTTGCCCGGGCTGTGCTTCAGAGTGGAGCTCCCAATGCCCCCTGGGCTTGGAAGAAACCTGAAGAGGCCAAGGAAGATGCTCTGAGGTTGAGCAACAGCATGGGCTGTGCTAACAGTAATCACAGTGCTATTGTGAGCTGCCTACAGGGGAAGCAACTTGAGGAGAACACATTTTATGTACAGAGTCACATCAACTCCTTGACTACAGATGGGGCGTTCCTCCCTGATGAGCCATGGAAGCTTCTGGAGCACATTCATGCAAAACCACTTCTGACTGGTATCACTGCTGATGAAGGGTCTGTCTTCTTTATGTTCATTAATGCCACAGAAGATTATGGGACAGAGTCCTGGAAGGCCATCCTGATAGGGATGATGGAAGATGCCGTGAAGTCCAATGGCAAAGCTGTGGTTGAAGCTATGGCACTGAAGTACAACAACGACAGCAATGAGGTTGCACGGTACCGTAGAGCTGCAGCCCAGTTTTTTGGAGATTATTGGTTTGTATGCCCAATGGCCGAATTTGCTGCCAAGATGGCAGGGACAAGGAGTCCTGTCTATGCTTATACCTTCACTCACCGCTCCAATAGCTCCACTtggcctgaatggatgggcatcCCCCATGGAGCTGAAGTGCCATATCTGTTTGGAACCCTGGCACGAATAAACCAATCATACACGGAAGCCGAGGCTGCACTGAGCCGCAGAGTGATGGGGTACTGGGCCGAGTTTGCAAGAACTGGGTAAGAGTTCTCTCTCATATACACAGCAACatactgtaggaagctgccttattatttatttatttatttatttatttatttatttgatttatataccgcccttctgaaatggctcacgGCGGTTTACAAGTGGCTCAGGGCGGCCTTATActgtcagagcattggtccatttagcactgtactgtctacacagactggcagcagttctccacggtttcaggcaggagcaggGGCATCATTTGGGGATGGCCCTTGGGGCTCAGACCCCCAGTGAATGGCTCAGAGTTCTGACTCTCATCAGCCCCCTCCTGAGATTCAAGCCCAAGTCTCCCCAGCCTTAGTCCAATACTCCCCAGTCTGAGTCCAATACTTAGTCCAATACTCTAAGCACTACATCACACACTTTCAATGACAACTCTGTAGTCGCTTCCCCAGTATCCAGCAAAACCATCAGCAGCATGCACCAATCACAGGATAGCATGCTAATGACCCACCCATGTGACCTGGACAAGAAGGAGCCACTCCATTCACACGAATGTGGCCATGTCCCCCTGACATCACTCCATCATACATGACACACCAGACACCATGATGCCACAGTGCCCTTCACTGCATGAGCTGCTGTGGCACAGGCAGCGAGAGGCATGACATGGGCCTGGTCACATGTCAGGGGTTGACTTTGCAGCAGCTATCCTGGCTAGCCACTTTTTCTGCTTGTCAGTTTGGTCACTTGGGCATCTCAGTAGATCGTCAGAGATGTGTCTGGGCTCTGAGTGAGATGCAGGATGTGGTGCAAGTCCACTGCTCCCCATCACACCCACATCATGCACATATATCAGAACCTTTTGAGTGCTAGAGTGGCCGGCACATAGAGCAAGGAAATGctgactaactgcaccagtgcaccaaGGAAGGCAGCTTTTTactaccttcccttccccaggaaggccTTTGTGCCCtttctacctatctatctatctatggctgTGAGggtttcttggggaaggggaggttgtcatgTACTGTTACAGTTAATCTGCAGATGCTGTTGGTCTGCTCATCTTGCTGCACCAGTACATCATTGCTTGCTTACATTGGGGGCTGGGGGGTGTCGTGTTTTGCCAGCAGAGCTGTGTGATTGTGCCAGCATGGCCAAAATAGTGGGGATGCATCTGAGGATGTGTCAGCATAAAAGGACATATGTCAAAACCTATGCTGCTCAGACTGGCAGAGGACATAGATGGCATAGActgctgaacaacaacaacaacaaataataataataaattataatttataatttgTTGCCATTAGCAAAGGCATCCATTTTCTAGATATCCAGGATGCTCAGTTCATACATACAAGCAGAACTATTATACAAGCTCTACCCGCAGCAGATAATCGTAAGGACAGTCTGCCGTCTTCTTTTGCTCTTCCATTTTAACAGGTAGCATTGGGGATGAGTAGTTGTGCACAGGAAAAGCCATTATCACATGTCCAAGGAAATGAGTGTCATTAATTTACAATATCATGTCATAATAAATGACTCTACTCAATGTACTGCAAACCTCACCCAGAATTGTTTGTTTCCTCCACAGGAATCCCACTGGGTCCGCAGCCAGTGAGTTACAGTGGCCCCTCTACAATGCCACAGAGCAGAACTTCTTCCACATCAACATGGATGCACCCCAGGTCACACAGTTATCACCTGCCCCACTCTGTGATTTTCTGGCCACACACCTGAATGCAACACATGAATAGCTGAGATCTTTCAGGGAATAACTCATGTATGTGAAGGAAGAGAATCACTCTCACGTTCCTGGAGTTAGTTATTTACAGTTAACTGGATCTGGATTGGAACCTGCAGCTCCTAGAGATAAAATATCTATATTGTTGCTTGATCAAAATTGGAATGAAAATAGATATAGAAATGTGGCACCTGTTCTGTGGATCCAGGAGATTACACCCTTAGTCTAATATATGCCAACATGGAAAAGGATCTattgctttaaaataataatgatcaaACAACTCTGGTGGCATGgccatttctttttctcttggTAGTATAGCAAAGTTCCTGTAAGAGTGCTGTGGGAAGTGAAAGGTTAATCATGGGAGAGTGGTCTTATAAACCAGATGAGAGATGAGTCTGAGAAGAAGTACTCTgtgtcttctctgtgtgtgttctgcaAGATGCCTGATTGTATCAAAAGCTCCTGATGTTGAATGTAGTGATTCCTGAATATGATAGATAAAATCTCTTTAACCTCTgaagaaacaaagaaacattCTACTGTGAAGACTGCAGGAACTGGTAGTACACAACAAGTGGATGTGTTAATTTTTGGCTCCGTGGCTTTGCGGTTTCACACATTATGGAGTAGCAAACTTAGGTTAGGACATGTACATGCAACAAGAAGCCCCAGCCAAACCAGTTACATGTGAAactgccttctatggagtcaaAGCTTTggcccatttagttcagtattccCTACCCTGACTGGTggtagctctccagagtttcaggcaagaggctTTCCTAGCCTTGCTGATGTTTCCTGTCTGTTTTCCCTTGCAATGATTTGTTCATGTCTTTATGCATTTGTAGAAATCCTGTTTGGGATGTCACAAAAATAGCTGATTTATGTTTTCTGGTTGGTCTGTTTTCTTGTCCCATTGGTTTCATTGAGGAAACCACCTCCATTTCTCCATGCCCATAACTTTGCAGTCAATCAGCATGAAATTTTCAGGCATTTGAAAACCCCTGGAAATGGTTTCTGCCATATATCAGAAAGATACAAcacaacaatacaacaaatatttatataccgctttttgaaaacagttcccaaagcagtgtacatagatagatagagagataggctctctgtccccaaagggctcacaatctaaaaaagaaacataagatagacaccagcaacaggcactggagggatgctgtgctggggataaaTAGGAAATGAATGAACCAACTCACAACACACCTGGAAACAATCAAACTAATATAGAATATGTAACAAAGATCGCCTTTATGAAATTACCAAAGCCACCTGGCCAAATGTGGACACTCGAGACAGGTGTGTTGCCAGACCGATGGTAAACCAACATCTTATCAAATTGTGGTCAAACCACATGAATTGCCATCCCACAATGAAAACATATTAtaacacatacaaaaataaataacacaattCAAAGTAGAAATACAACATACAGACAAATAAATGTACAAAACAATGAAAAATTGAGAACTGATAATTGTAGGTATCCAGGCAAAATCCCAGATGTCTTCAGGATAAGGAAATTTAATAAGTACAAACAGTTCAGGTCATGAGTCCTTGAATCAGAAAAAAGCAAGTGACATGCTCTGTGGTGACTGATGGTAAATGACAAATCCAACAAGGGAGAGCACACTACAGCCACATTGGCATAAGTAGCTGTTTCGCAAAGTgcttcatcaggggctgtttCCCTTTAATACAAGATGAAGGTTGAGTAACATTACTATACATTCAAACTTTACCAAGCATATTGAAGCCTCAGGGTTCACCTCATATTGGTCCTGTATGTAACGAACACATTGTTCTCTGGCTTTACCTTtccgaagccaaaagccctggcttccttcccccttagtggtgtgcccgaaccggtccggcggccattccaaagaatggccgaactgccggaccggtccggccctgcctggttcgggtccgggtggggggtatgcctttaagggcgggagggcttgcttagccctcccgcctccttgcccccgccagcgcccgtattttctagtataggggcgctggaaaccagccgccccccgccgccgcggcaaaagaactcccaatgccagccctccctccctcccagctagctgcccgcccgcccgcccgct
Above is a window of Hemicordylus capensis ecotype Gifberg chromosome 2, rHemCap1.1.pri, whole genome shotgun sequence DNA encoding:
- the LOC128343533 gene encoding cholinesterase-like; the protein is MPVLLSSFSCLFLLSLSVSTSASEDDAVVVTSSGPIKGKHLTVGSGSVTAFLGIPYAEPPLGKLRFQKPLPHQPWSHVLEATSFGNSCSQKKLIGLPEIEIWTPNNPLAEDCLFLNLWVPYPRPSTPAPILVWIHGGGFITGAASLDIYNGAFLAANENVIVASMNYRLGALGFLYLPPDAPGNVGLWDQWLALKWVKENAAAFGGDPDQLTLLGHSAGAASVGFHLLSSASQPLFARAVLQSGAPNAPWAWKKPEEAKEDALRLSNSMGCANSNHSAIVSCLQGKQLEENTFYVQSHINSLTTDGAFLPDEPWKLLEHIHAKPLLTGITADEGSVFFMFINATEDYGTESWKAILIGMMEDAVKSNGKAVVEAMALKYNNDSNEVARYRRAAAQFFGDYWFVCPMAEFAAKMAGTRSPVYAYTFTHRSNSSTWPEWMGIPHGAEVPYLFGTLARINQSYTEAEAALSRRVMGYWAEFARTGNPTGSAASELQWPLYNATEQNFFHINMDAPQVTQLSPAPLCDFLATHLNATHE